One Paraburkholderia sp. HP33-1 genomic region harbors:
- a CDS encoding tyrosine-type recombinase/integrase — protein MKAATTMVSLVEDYLERRRRLGFALQSEEQRLMCFARFADQIGHRGPITVELALRWACSSSRSTAATRAGRLKILSPFAKYRLQFDPATEIASSGLCGLGHRRLTPHIYSEEEIETLLVTARQLPPTGGLRAVTCETVFGLLAATGLRISEALALRREDVNLKRSLLTIRQSKFRKARQVPLHPTTTEALRAYACIRDKRLPASTTDAFFVSDCGRPVNYRQIAYAFACLRVQLGWQARGGHPHPRIHDLRHSFICRRLVGWYQEGIDVGNAMLVLSTYVGHTQVTDTFWYVTAIPELMTIVGDRFEHFAQGGNHA, from the coding sequence ATGAAGGCCGCCACGACGATGGTGTCTCTGGTCGAGGACTATCTTGAACGCCGGCGGCGACTTGGCTTTGCTCTGCAAAGTGAGGAGCAGCGTCTGATGTGCTTTGCACGCTTCGCCGATCAAATTGGCCACCGCGGTCCAATCACGGTGGAACTGGCTTTGCGTTGGGCCTGTTCGTCCAGCCGCTCCACAGCCGCCACCAGGGCAGGTCGGTTGAAGATCTTGAGCCCGTTCGCCAAGTACCGCCTGCAGTTCGATCCCGCCACCGAAATTGCATCTTCCGGACTCTGTGGACTAGGGCACCGACGGTTGACACCGCATATCTATTCGGAAGAGGAAATCGAGACGTTATTGGTTACTGCCCGACAACTTCCGCCCACGGGTGGCCTGCGTGCAGTTACCTGTGAAACCGTCTTCGGTCTGCTCGCGGCCACGGGATTGCGTATCTCGGAGGCGTTGGCACTTCGGCGCGAGGACGTCAACCTCAAACGCAGCCTCCTTACGATTCGTCAGAGCAAGTTTCGTAAAGCTCGCCAGGTTCCTCTACATCCAACCACCACCGAAGCCCTCCGTGCCTATGCCTGTATTCGGGATAAAAGGCTGCCTGCGTCGACGACCGACGCGTTCTTCGTGTCCGACTGCGGAAGGCCAGTGAACTATCGGCAGATCGCATATGCCTTCGCTTGTCTTCGAGTACAGCTCGGATGGCAAGCCCGGGGAGGTCACCCGCACCCGCGCATCCACGACTTGAGGCACAGCTTTATCTGCCGCCGTCTTGTCGGCTGGTATCAGGAGGGGATCGATGTCGGTAATGCGATGCTGGTGCTCTCCACCTATGTCGGACATACCCAGGTCACCGACACGTTCTGGTATGTAACGGCAATACCTGAGCTGATGACCATCGTAGGCGATCGCTTCGAGCACTTCGCTCAAGGAGGCAATCATGCTTGA
- a CDS encoding site-specific integrase has protein sequence MITQVVSEVVACNRARYGALGPVVGNFTDCLGRHGYAGITVENYLQCASHFGRWLTAQRIALNHIDETILHRFLTEHLPVCRCSKPSPRTSANLRRALRHLLRMLRSEGIIPPRSAPVSKFVSEELRLFDAYLQEVQGLAPATRLYRLRYVREFLLAQFDWGPIALERVKPDDICRFVTDRAGGCVPRTAGIIGDCLRSYLRFRRIHGDPTEPLIAAVPRVAYWRLAAVPDSLTDSELAALVKSFDRTCPTGRRDYAIIRCLVDLGLRASEVASIQLDDLDWREGTLRIAKAKAKRTTLLPLPVETGRAIADYLRFGRPTTASRALFVRHRAPRDEPVGPSLVRNAVRCAYARCGLAQRWTGTHVLRHSVASRLLREGASLKDIADLLRHRSVNTTTIYVKVDLPRLNTVALPWPGRRT, from the coding sequence ATGATCACGCAAGTCGTTTCTGAAGTCGTCGCGTGCAATCGTGCACGTTACGGCGCACTTGGACCCGTCGTTGGGAATTTCACGGACTGCTTGGGGCGTCACGGATATGCCGGTATTACCGTAGAGAACTATCTGCAATGTGCCTCCCACTTCGGACGGTGGCTGACTGCGCAACGCATCGCTCTCAATCACATCGACGAGACGATACTGCATCGCTTTCTCACGGAGCATCTTCCCGTCTGCAGATGCAGCAAGCCAAGTCCCCGCACCTCCGCAAACCTTCGTCGCGCGCTGCGTCATCTGCTTCGCATGCTGCGCTCGGAGGGCATCATTCCGCCGAGATCAGCACCGGTTTCCAAGTTCGTAAGTGAGGAGCTTCGACTCTTTGATGCGTATCTTCAGGAGGTACAGGGTCTTGCACCGGCGACGCGCCTCTACCGTCTGCGGTACGTGCGTGAATTCCTCCTTGCCCAGTTTGATTGGGGGCCGATTGCGCTTGAGCGCGTAAAGCCCGATGACATCTGCCGATTCGTGACTGATCGCGCCGGAGGCTGTGTACCCCGGACTGCCGGAATCATTGGCGACTGTCTGCGAAGTTATTTGCGTTTCCGTCGAATACACGGAGACCCAACCGAACCCCTGATTGCTGCAGTCCCTAGAGTTGCTTACTGGCGCCTCGCCGCGGTACCGGATTCTCTTACCGATTCGGAATTAGCAGCGCTGGTGAAATCGTTCGATCGTACGTGCCCGACCGGCCGACGCGACTACGCGATCATCCGCTGTCTGGTGGACCTGGGCCTGCGAGCAAGCGAAGTGGCGTCTATCCAGCTCGATGACCTGGACTGGCGAGAAGGCACGCTCCGGATTGCGAAAGCGAAAGCGAAGCGCACAACTCTCCTGCCGCTGCCTGTGGAGACGGGGCGGGCGATCGCGGACTACTTGCGCTTCGGGCGCCCCACGACGGCTAGCCGCGCACTGTTTGTGCGCCACCGCGCTCCGCGCGATGAACCGGTGGGGCCGAGCCTCGTGCGCAACGCCGTACGCTGCGCCTACGCCCGGTGCGGCTTGGCTCAGCGGTGGACCGGAACCCACGTGCTCCGCCATTCTGTCGCTTCGAGGTTACTCAGGGAAGGGGCAAGTCTCAAGGACATCGCCGATCTACTGCGCCACCGCAGCGTCAACACGACGACCATCTACGTCAAGGTCGATTTGCCCCGGCTCAACACCGTTGCATTGCCTTGGCCCGGGAGACGAACATGA
- a CDS encoding tyrosine-type recombinase/integrase, with the protein MLDLNSSPKFAQLLQQFFMERLIQQRNASPRTVAAYRDTMRLLLQFTEQRLHRRPDRLELSDIDASLVLQFLDHLEVARHNSIRSRNLRLAAIRSFLRYAASRVPESLGTIQQVLAIPMKRYERPLVRFLSREEICALLDAPSPKTWCGQRDRVMLATLYNTGARVSELIGIRVGDVDLDRSPSVRLHGKGRKERAVPLWRSTANQIRLWLRQIGASPGQWLFPNRSGGPMTRTGITDRLNLAYEAAATHCAGLKGRRISPHLVRHATAMHLLQAGVDLTVIALWLGHENPATTHMYVEADLAMKERALSTLQLPHSRQHRYRPTDRVLQFLEGL; encoded by the coding sequence ATGCTTGACCTGAACTCATCACCGAAGTTTGCGCAATTGCTGCAACAGTTCTTTATGGAGCGCCTGATACAGCAGCGTAACGCGAGCCCGCGAACGGTAGCGGCTTACCGAGACACTATGAGGCTGCTTCTCCAATTTACAGAACAGCGATTGCATCGGAGACCTGATCGCCTGGAACTCAGTGATATTGATGCATCACTGGTTCTCCAGTTCCTCGATCACCTCGAAGTGGCCCGCCATAATAGCATCCGTAGCCGCAACCTTCGGCTTGCCGCCATTCGCTCGTTTCTGCGCTATGCTGCGTCCCGAGTACCAGAGTCGCTGGGCACGATTCAGCAGGTGCTCGCGATCCCGATGAAGCGATATGAGCGCCCGCTGGTCCGCTTCCTCTCCCGAGAAGAAATATGCGCCTTGCTCGATGCACCCAGCCCCAAGACGTGGTGCGGCCAGCGCGATCGCGTGATGTTGGCGACCCTCTATAACACCGGCGCTCGGGTATCCGAACTCATCGGCATACGCGTCGGCGACGTCGATCTGGATCGAAGCCCTTCTGTACGTCTTCACGGCAAGGGCCGCAAAGAACGTGCGGTCCCGCTCTGGCGCAGCACCGCAAACCAGATCCGGCTCTGGCTTCGGCAGATTGGAGCTTCACCCGGACAGTGGCTCTTTCCAAATCGCTCAGGCGGACCGATGACGCGAACCGGAATAACCGACCGTCTTAACCTCGCCTACGAGGCTGCGGCAACTCATTGCGCGGGACTCAAGGGCCGACGCATCTCACCGCACCTGGTTCGGCACGCGACTGCCATGCACCTGCTTCAGGCTGGCGTTGACCTTACGGTCATTGCGCTGTGGCTGGGCCACGAGAACCCAGCGACCACGCACATGTACGTCGAGGCAGACCTGGCAATGAAGGAAAGAGCCCTCAGTACGCTTCAATTACCCCACAGCAGGCAACACCGATACCGGCCCACTGACCGCGTACTGCAGTTTCTCGAAGGCTTGTGA